Proteins from a genomic interval of Trifolium pratense cultivar HEN17-A07 linkage group LG6, ARS_RC_1.1, whole genome shotgun sequence:
- the LOC123889457 gene encoding tyrosine-protein phosphatase DSP3 gives MGLIVEVENVDQDDAVLIPPSNFSMVEDCIYRSSLPQPSSFPFLRTLNLRSIIYLCPESYPEENLEFLNSQNIRLFQFGIEGKTEVSLPVLKDSIMEALKVLIDVRNHPILIHCKRGKHRTGSLVGCFRKLQNWCLSSVFEEYQRFAGVKSRTADLTFIEMFDVLSLRQCLYSIIYQYQGASKKRRLMYQDENLQKPRLTSF, from the exons ATGGGTCTAATAGTGGAAGTTGAAAACGTTGATCAAGACGACGCCGTTTTGATTCCTCCATCCAATTTCTCAATGGTTGAAGATTGCATTTACCGATCTAGTCTTCCTCAACCTTCCAGTTTTCCTTTCCTCAGAACCCTTAACCTTCGTTCAAtcat ATACTTGTGTCCTGAATCCTATCCGGAAGAGAATTTGGAGTTCCTAAACTCACAGAATATTCGCTTATTTCAATTTGGAATTGAGGGGAAAACG GAAGTTTCCTTGCCCGTTCTCAAGGATTCTATTATGGAGGCTTTGAAAGTTTTGATTG ATGTGAGAAATCACCCTATTTTGATTCATTGCAAACGAGGAAAG CATAGAACAGGTTCCCTTGTTGGATGCTTCAGAAAGTTGCAGAATTGGTGTTTGTCTTCTGTGTTTGAGGAGTATCAGCGATTCGCCGGTGTTAAGTCCAGGACAGCGGATTTAACATTTATAGAGATGTTTGACGTCTTAAGTCTTAGGCAGTGCCTCTACAGCATCATCTACCAGTACCAAGGTGCTTCAAAGAAGCGCAGATTGATGTACCAAGATGAGAATTTACAGAAACCTCGGCTGACATCATTTTAA